The Papaver somniferum cultivar HN1 chromosome 3, ASM357369v1, whole genome shotgun sequence genome includes a region encoding these proteins:
- the LOC113359013 gene encoding F-box/kelch-repeat protein At3g06240-like, translated as MHLNHAIATNKFNVLLYPILRRNGESSYYRMDFDASSSSSLTYKAIEFDFPCRSDKRISHAFIGSCNGIVCIELYRSIREDTICMWNPCTQEYKKVPKPPIHDENPIYFSYGFGYDQKIDDYKLLLLLSYTEYGLDSEVWVYTLGSNSWKQKASVPYNLYGLSVSKKLLNGAIHCVVINNVAVTDIKRKRQDADVIISFDVAEEQLTREIQIPSSIVGKVIRDVGVLGEDLYLSVCDDLMGKLELWVMREYGVVDSWTKLLSNSEKQTNWLSSTNRLPTFFETKWLRVSPLHTSCKNSEILLQVMISTDVAQESTIVSYDPLSGGFHKNLNIQDIPSVFIAETYVGSLISLKSDKDMQMLNN; from the coding sequence ATGCATCTAAACCATGCTATTGCAACTAACAAATTTAATGTCCTGTTGTATCCAATTTTACGTCGCAATGGAGAATCATCATATTATCGTATGGATTTTGATGCAAGCTCTTCATCATCCTTGACCTACAAGGCCATAGAATTTGATTTTCCATGTCGTAGTGATAAAAGAATAAGTCATGCGTTTATTGGTTCCTGTAACGGTATAGTATGCATTGAGTTATATCGATCCATACGTGAGGATACGATTTGCATGTGGAACCCATGTACGCAGGAATACAAGAAAGTACCTAAACCCCCGATTCATGATGAAAATCCCATATATTTTTCTTATGGGTTTGGTTATGATCAGAAGATTGATGATTACAAGTTACTACTGCTCCTGTCTTATACAGAATATGGTCTTGATTCCGAAGTTTGGGTTTATACATTAGGTTCAAATTCATGGAAACAAAAGGCAAGCGTTCCATATAATCTATATGGTCTTAGTGTTTCTAAGAAACTTTTGAATGGAGCTATTCATTGCGTAGTAATCAACAATGTTGCTGTTACcgatataaaaagaaaaagacaagATGCAGATGTTATCATTTCTTTCGATGTAGCTGAAGAGCAATTAACAAGAGAGATTCAAATCCCTAGTAGCATTGTGGGTAAGGTCATCAGAGATGTGGGTGTGTTGGGAGAGGACCTTTACCTGTCAGTATGTGATGATCTCATGGGAAAATTAGAGCTATGGGTGATGAGGGAGTACGGGGTTGTAGATTCTTGGACTAAACTTTTGAGCAATTCAGAAAAGCAGACAAATTGGCTTAGCAGCACGAATCGTCTACCGACTTTTTTTGAGACAAAATGGCTTAGGGTAAGTCCTCTGCATACTTCATGTAAGAACAGTGAGATCTTATTACAGGTTATGATTTCCACGGATGTCGCTCAAGAGAGCACTATAGTCTCATATGACCCGTTAAGTGGAGGATTTCATAAGAACTTGAATATCCAAGATATTCCAAGTGTGTTTATTGCGGAAACGTATGTTGGAAGCCTAATTTCGCTGAAGTCAGATAAGGATATGCAAATGCTAAACAATTGA